From a region of the Anomalospiza imberbis isolate Cuckoo-Finch-1a 21T00152 chromosome 3, ASM3175350v1, whole genome shotgun sequence genome:
- the ZNF512 gene encoding zinc finger protein 512 has protein sequence MRGGSGGGGSDTRTGHHRHQKHKKSLGNKKSKQLEEVEAAVVGVNSDSEDTVTNNASPKSPVNGSAEPRSKRTIRRPAYWLEMRGMKNSVNKSSEKKGEVLLKGKRKSEQREGKDVKDSPKKKQKISGKKQQTGTKQNSRTKHHSVQKEPETYDAGSMEEQWSLEIQDKGRVTCPTCRAVVRKTVEGLKKHMANCRKEMFTCHHCGKQLKSLAGMKYHVMADHNNQPVVKEGEELDEQLERDRLRKVLKRMGKLKCTREGCTGSFTSIMGYLYHIKKCGKAASELEKMAMKCHHCGKAYRSKAGLVYHLRSKHGPVTFLHEERRTENLKEMKREQDNTGRVQRRSAKVAIYYLHELAGEELAKEWPKRKVLQDLIPDDRKLKYTRPGLPTFSQDVLCKWKTEIKMYRRVHCPNQGCESVYGSVSGLKSHLGTCTLGDFVAGKYKCLLCEKEFISESGVKYHINSVHAEDWFDVNTTTTKSFEKLMKIRQREEQKKQRKKRPLIRGKKKRAGTLAAKKLPTVGAEKTRSKRDRPQQVDNESASSEEGAPQVAQRAEVPKTSCKRGRSKSLEDEKE, from the exons ATGCGGGGCGGtagcggcggcggcggctcg GACACCAGGACTGGACATCACAGACATCAGAAGCACAAGAAGTCCTTGGGAAATAAAAA GTCTAAGCAACTAGAGGAggtggaagctgctgttgtAGGAGTGAACAGTGACTCTGAGGACACAGTCACCAACAATGCCTCCCCAAAGAGCCCAGTGAATGGGAGTGCAGAGCCCAGGAGTAAGCGGACCATCCGCAGGCCTGCTTACTGGTTGGAAATGAGAGGAATGAAAAACAGTGTGAAtaaatcttcagaaaaaaaag GAGAAGTACTGTTGAAAGGCAAGAGGAAATCTGAGCAAAGAGAAGGCAAAGATGTTAAAGACTCTCCCAAGAAGAAGCAGAAGATTTCGG ggaaaaaacagcaaactggaacaaaacaaaattccaGAACGAAACACCACTCTGTTCAGAAAGAGCCAGAAACCTATGACGCAG GTAGTATGGAAGAGCAGTGGTCTTTAGAGATTCAGGACAAAGGCCGAGTTACCTGTCCCACGTGCCGGGCTGTGGTGAGGAAAACTGTAGAAGGGCTGAAGAAACATATGGCGAATTGCAGGAAG GAAATGTTCACATGTCATCACTGCGGGAAGCAGCTGAAGTCTTTAGCAGGGATGAAATACCATGTCATGGCAGACCATAACAATCAG CCAGTTGTGAAGGAGGGAGAAGAATTGGATGAGCAGCTTGAGCGAGACCGCCTTCGGAAGGTTTTGAAGCGAATGGGAAAACTAAAGTGTACAAGGGAG GGCTGCACAGGCAGCTTCACCAGCATAATGGGATACTTAtatcacattaaaaaatgtGGGAAGGCTGCTTCTGAGCTGGAGAAAATGGCTATGAAGTGCCATCACTGTGGGAAGGCATACAGATCAAAGGCAGGACTTGTCTACCACCTCCGATCGAAGCACGGGCCG GTCACTTTCCTCCATGAGGAGAGAAGAACAGAGAACCTGAAAGAAATGAAACGGGAGCAAGACAACACAGGCAGAGTTCAGAGGAGATCTGCAAAGGTGGCAATCTACTATCTCCATGAACTGGCAGGAGAAGAGCTGGCCAAAGAGTGGCCCAAAAGAAAAGTTCTGCAGGACTTGATTCCAGATGACCGGAAG CTGAAATACACTCGTCCTGGACTGCCCACATTTAGTCAAGATGTGCTGTGCAAATGGAAAACGGAGATAAAGATGTACCGAAGAGTCCACTGCCCAAATCAG GGTTGTGAATCTGTGTATGGCAGTGTCTCAGGACTCAAGTCTCACCTTGGCACATGTACCTTG GGAGACTTTGTGGCTGGTAAATACAAGTGTCTCCTGTGTGAGAAGGAGTTCATTTCAGAGAGTGGGGTCAAGTATCACATCAACTCTGTGCACGCTGAG GACTGGTTTGATGTGAATACAACGACCACCAAAAGCTTTGAGAAGCTAATGAAAATTCGCCAAAGGGAAGAGCAGAAGAAGCAACGGAAGAAACGTCCTTTGATCAGGGGCAAAAAGAAGAGAGCTGGCACCCTGGCTGCCAAGAAGCTCCCCACTGTTGGAGCTGAAAAAACGAGAAGTAAGAGAGATCGTCCACAACAAGTGGATAATGAGAGCGCGAGCAGTGAGGAAGGGGCACCCCAAGTTGCACAGAGAGCTGAAGTCCCAAAAACCAGCTGCAAGCGAGGCCGAAGTAAATCCCTAGAAGATGAGAAGGAGTAA